The window AACTGTTCATCGTCGAGGGGGAGTCGGCCGCCGGCGCCGTGGCGCGGGTCCGCGACGAGGCGTTCCAGGCGGTGCTGGCGCTGCGCGGCAAACCGCTCAACGCCCTCCGCGCCCCGCGCGGCCGCGTCGCCGGCCATGCCTTCTTCGCCGCCCTCTCCGCGGCCCTCGGCGTGCCGCTCGGCGGCGATGGCGCGGCCTCCCCGGCGCGCTACGAACGCCTCCTGTTGCTGATGGATCCCGATGCCGACGGGATCCACTGCGGCGCCCTGGTCGTCGCCTTCCTCCACCGCTGGATGCCGTTCCTGCTCGACCGGCGTTGCGTCGAGATCGTCAGGCCGCCCTGGGGAGAAGTCGTGCCGACCGACGGCAGCGAGCCGGCGCTGGCCTGGTCCGACGGCGAACTGAAAGCCCTGGCCGCGGCGCGGGCCGCCGGGGCTGTCGCGCGGCGCTTCCGCGGCCTGGCCGCGCTCGACGCCGCGCTGCTCGCGCGGACGTGCGTCGCTCCCGCGACGCGGCGCGCGGACGCCGTCACGCAGGCCGACGCCGCCGAGATCATCGTCCTGCTGGGCGAGTGAGCGGCGCCGCGACAGCCGGGCGCCGGGAGGCATGCGTCAGCCGGAAGGCGACGCTCCCGGCGGAGACGAACCGGCCGGCGGCAACGTGCCCACACCGGGGCGAGCCGGACCGCGCGGCGGACCGGACGGCGCTCCGGGACCTCCCGGATACGGAGTCCCCGGGCTACCGGGGATCGTTCCCGGCGGAACTGAACCCGGCGGAGCCGAGCCCGGCGGAAGGGAACCGGGGGGCAGCGCACCCGGAGGCAAGGACCCAGGAGGCAAGGACCCCGGAGGCAGCGATCCGGGGGGCAGCGCCCCCGGCGGCGTCGCGCCCGGCGGTGTCGTCCCCGGGGGATTCTGCCCGGCGAACTGGTCGGGGGAGTTGCGCTTCTTCTTTCCCTCGCGCTTGTTCTTGCACAGGATCATCACCGTGCTCGGCCCGGACTGCTCCTGGACATCGGGCCATTCGAGCTTCGGTCGCCCGCTGGCCGGCTCGATATCCTCGACATGCTCGCGGATGAACGGCCATACGCGCTCGATCGGGATGCCGACGTTGTAGGCGTTGCCGACATTGCTCGTGCGGACGATTGCCACGACCACGCCGATGACGGCCCCCGTGTCGTCGATCAGCGGACCGCCGCTGTTGCCGGGATTGGTCTGTGCGCCATGGAGGAAATTGCCGCCGTCGAGCTGGGGGTCGGCGGCCGACATCACGTCGCCCTGCGAGCCCTTCACTTCCATCCCCAGCGCCGTTCCGGCTGGGTAGCCAAGGGCCATGATGCGGCTTCCGCTGCGCGGCATCTTCGGCGCCAGCGGGAGTGGGTCGGCCGACAGATCTTCGCATCGCAACAGCGCGACGTCGGGGTTGTCGATCGACGCGACGAGCGTAGCCACGACTTGCCGCTCCTTGTCGGCAGGGTCGAAGACGACGAACTCGTTGCCGTCCTCGATGACGTGCTTGTTGGTGAGGATATAGCCCGGGGCGATCACGAATCCGGTGCCGCTCGAGATCCGGACGACGGTGTCCTCCTCCGGTTCGTCGAGCAGCGCGTTGCCGTCGGTCCGGTTGCGGGTGTCCCAGCGGCGACCGTTTGGAAGCAGGACGGTGAAGGCGAGGATCCCGCGGCCGTTCCCGCCGGCTTCACCCCCCGGCCCCTGCCCCGCCGCGCCCGGGCCGCCACGCCCGCCGGGACCGCCACGACCTCCCGGGCCGGGGCCACCTCCTCCCGGCGGAGCGCCAGGGATGCCTCCCGGGGGCCCGCCTGGCGACGCACCGCCGGCGAGGCCGTCACCGTCGCCGGGCGCGCCACCGGGCGCCGCCCCGCCCCCGTCACCACCGGGGCCGCCACCACCGCGGCTGAACTTGCCGGGGTCGTAGGGACTCAGCCCGAGATCGTGGATCGCCCAGCGGTACAGTTCGTTGATCTCCTGGGCGTTCTTCTCCGGGATGCGCAGCCGCATCGTGTTGGCACCGGCGCCGATCGTGACCCCGAGGTTGTCACAGACGTCCTGGAGGTCGGGCATGATGTCGAGCGCCTTCTTGAAGTGGCGGGCAGCGGCGCCATACCGCTTCAGGAAGACCTCGCTGACGGCGAGGTTGTTGTAGGCGAAGGCGTTGCCCGGCTCGCGCTTGATCACTTCGGAGAAGTGCTCGGCGGCCTTGAGGTCGTTGTCGGCGACGAGCGAGTAGATCAGCCCCATGATGAAGTCGGCCTTGCCGCTCTCGGGATGGAGCCGGCTGGCCCGCGTCAACTCGTCCTTACACAGTTCGCGGTCGTTGAGGCGCCACAGCTCGAAGGAGTGCGTGATCAAGCGCTCGGTCTGCTGTTCGATCTCCTCGTACTCCTGCTGCGTGACCCAGCGCTTGCCGAGCCGGCGCCGCTTCTCGTCGGCATACTTCAGCCAGTCCTTCAACCGCGCTTCGGCGGCCTTCCGCTCGATCGTCGGCAGTTTCTTGTCGGCGAGGTAGATCTTGTAGACCTGCACCGCCTCGGCCGCGGTCCGGCAGGCGAGGGCGTCGGCCTCGATCGCTTTGATCTCCTCGGGCACCGGTCCCGGATCGATGCCGTGGACGCCGACCTGGGGCGTGCTCGGCTGCGACTTCTTGCCCGAGCCCGGCTTCGCTCCCGGCGACTGGGCACCGGCCGGCGCGGCCACCAGCACCAGCGCGAGAGAGGCGACGAGCACCGTGAACGTCCGAAACGCGAAGCGCGGCATGGATCTCACACTCGGCGAAGACGGGGATACCGGGCACCGGCAGATGGGCGCCGACGCACGCTCCGGCGGCGTCGTCCCCACCCCACGAGGGCGATTCTACCACGGCCCCCTCGAAACCAGCCCGCCGTGCCCGGCGCGTCAGGGGAGGCGCTCGAGGTCGATCCGGGGAAACTCGGCCGGCGTCGCGGGGCGTTCGAACCGGCCGTCGAGCGCGACGCGCTCGGCGAAGAACCCGCAATTCCTCAAAAAAAAAGCCTCGCCGGCGACGCCACCGGCGTAGTCGAGCCGGTGGCCGCCGCCGGCGGTGGCATCGCCGGTGAAGCGGGCCCCCGTGACCGGATGCCAGGTCCCGGCGGTGTCGCGCACCCACTGGTTGCCGTACCGGGCCCGGCGGCCGATCCAACCTGCCGAATCATCGAAGTTCTCCAGAAACGAGTGGAACCCCGTCAGGTGCGTGTCGGTGCGCGGCCGGCGAAAGCGGGCGACCAACTGCCATTCCCCATCGGCTCCCTCCGCCGCCGGCGCGAACCATGCCGTGTAGACGGTGCTCCCCGCGCCGTCGGGGGTGACGCGGGTCAGGAACCGGTAGGTGATCCCGGCACGCCACGGATGGACGAGGAAGCTCTGGCCCCCCGAGCCCTCGCCGCCGAACGCCCCGACACGCACCCCGGGGCCGCTGGCGAGCGTCTCCACGCGGTCGGCTGCCGGGATCGCCGCGGGATCGTCGGTGGAAAACGGACTCCACACCGAGAACAGCACGCGCCGTTCGGTCGGTGAGTTGACCTGCATTCCGAAGTAGCCCTGCGCGAACCCGTTGGCCATGAAGAACGACCCCTGGGCATCCTCCCCCTCGGGCACCGTGACCTCGCAGTAGGCGTATTCGACGTCCACGCCCGAGGGGACGCGATACGACAGGTGGACACTCGGTCCCCGGCGCCCCCAGTAGTACATGCCGCCGGCGGCGTCGCGCACCGCGGAGAGCGTGAGATCGGCCGTGTCCGAGTCCACGACCAGCGTGGGCGCCGGGCCGACCGCATCGGCAGCCGCACCGGCGGGGCGGCCGAGGTCGACACGCACGTAGCCGGGACCGGCGACGTCGAAGCTCCCGAACTCCGCCCGTTCCCCCGCGACACGCGCCGTGGCGGCCCGCCCGCCGACCGTCGCCGTCAGCGTCGCCCCGGGCTTCACCCCCGCCAGCGTCAACGAAACCCGCGCGGGGCGGTCGACATGGAAGAAGACGGCGAACACCGTCGTCGGATCGCGCCAGCGCACCACGTTGCCGCCGCGCTGGAGGCCGTCGCCGGAGCCCGCCGGCGTCGCGACGACGAACGCGTTCCCGCCGAGCGGCACGGTCCACTCGGCACCGTCGGCGCCGGCGGCGCACGCTGCGGCCAGCGCGGCCGCCAGCCCCCACCGCCACCGCTGGGGCGCGCCGGTCGGCCACCAGCGGGTGGAAAACCGTTCCTTTCGCCGTTTCGTCGCCGGGGTGTCCATGGCACGATCGTAGCCGACGGGGAAGCCGCGCGACACGGTGCCAGACGCTGCCGCCGCCCCGCCCTCCACCGGAGCTTCCGCGATGCGCCTCTCGATGGTCGTCCAGCCGCCGACCGACCGGCACCTCGCCTGGGCGGCACAGGTCGGCGTCAGCGATCTGGTCGTCCCCTATCCGGGCGACGACCTCGGCGCCCTCGCCGCCACCTGCCGCCGCGCCGCGACGTTCGGCCTGAACTGTACGCACGTCGAGCGCAAGCTTCCCCACCTGGCGATCGTCCACGGGCTCCCCGAGCGCGGTCGGCAGGTCCGCGCGATCCGCGACCTCCTCGCGGCGATGGGGGACTGCGGCATGGAGGTGCTCTGTTACAATTGGATGCCCGACGAGGATTGGCAGCGGACCACCGCCACGGCTCCGGCGCGCGGCGGAGCGCTGGCGACGGCGTTCGACGTCGACGCCGTCACCGCCAACGTCACCGACGCCGACGGCCTGCCGCCGGTGCGCACGCCCGCGGAGCGGCTCTGGGAGCACCTCGAGCGGTTCCTCGACGAGATCGTGCCGGTCGCCGAGCGCCACGGGATCCGCCTCGCCCTCCACCCCGACGACCCGCCGTTGGGCGCGCTCCGCGGCCAGGCGCGGATCATCCACTCCGTCGCCGCGCTCGAGCGGGCGGTGGCGCTGGTCCCCTCCCGGGCCAATGGCGTCTGCTACTGCGTCGGGTCGCTGTTTCCCGCCGGCGAGGACGTGGTGGCGGGGATCGGCCGGCTCGGCGACGCGATCGCCTTCGTCCATGCCCGCAACGTCCGCGGCACCGCGGAGCGCTTCACCGAGACCTGGCACGACGACGGGGCGATCGACATCCCGGCGGTGATCCGCGCCCTCGCCGCGATCGGCTATTCCGGCACGCTCCGCCCCGACCACGCCCCGAGCATGGCCGGCGAGCCGAACGACACGCCCGGCTACGAGATGCTCGGCCGGCTGTTCGCGGCGGGCTACCTCCGCGGGGTGATGCAGGCCGTCGGAGCGGGCCAGCGGCAGTGATCCCCGGCCGGCCAGCGCGACTTCGACCCCGTGCGCGTCGGACTGATGACGGTCGGCATCGCCGCCCCGATGTTCATGTTCGACACGACCGTCTCAGGAAACCACGCCACCGGCCACGACTACGGCACCGGCCTGTCGGCCGACGAGCGACACGACCTTATCGAGTACATGAAGACGCTCTGACACGTTTCTCACGATCCCGTCATCCGCGGATTGTCGTTTGCCTCACCCCCGTCCGGCCGGCATCGACCGCCCCGCGGCCACCGCCTATCATGGGGACTCCGGCCAGCGGACAGTCCTGTCAGTCCTTCGCCATCGCTTTGGGGGTTTTCATGGCGGCGTCACGAATCGGTCGGTTTCTCATCGTCTCGGCCCTGGTCGTGTCGGTGGCGGCCGCGGTCGCCCCGGCCGGGGAATCGACGGCGCTCCCCGTCGACCGGCTCGTCGGCCGCCGCGCCGGCGACTTCCGGCTGATCGACGTGAAGACCGGCTCCGAGACGTGGCTCTACGGCCTGCGGATGAACAACGGCGGCATCGGCCGGATGCTCGGCTTCAAGCCGGTGCAAGGGGCGGTGCTGGTGTTCGTGTCCCCCGGCTGCCCGCTGGGCGACAAATACCTGCCGCGCCTCGACGAGCTCGCCGCCGAATACGGCCCCAAGGGAATCCGGTTCTTCGCCGTCGCCAGCGGGGCCGGCGAGACGCGCGAGAGCCTCGCCGCTTGGGCCGCCGAACGGAAGCTTTCGATCCCGCTGCTCCACGACACGGGCAGCGTCCAGGCCGACGCCCTGATGGTGGAGCGGTCCAACGAGGCGATCCTCGTGGATGGCCGGGCGAGCATCCGCTACCGCGGCCGGATCGACGACCAGTACGGCTACGACTTCTCGCGCGACGCACCGCGCGAGACGCCGCTGCGCGACGCGATCGACGCCGTCCTCGCCGGCAACGCCGTCGCGGTCAAGGCGACGCCCGTCGCCGGCTGCCTGATCACGAAGGCCGAGCCGGCGAAGTCGAAGCTCGACGGCCTCGACCGCGTCCGCCCGCCGAATTCCGACATCGCCGCCTGGCGCGACGAGCACGAACCGGCACCCGAGATCGGCCCGGTCACCTACCACCGCGACGTCGCCCCGATCGTCCAGCAGCGCTGCCAGAGCTGCCACCGTCCCGGGCAGGTCGGCGGCTTCGACCTGGTGTCGTACGACGACGCCTTCCGCCACTCGGCGATGATGGCCGAGGTGGTCGAGCAGCGCCGGATGCCTCCCTGGCACGCCGACCCGCGCCACGGCGCGTTTGCCAACGACCGCCACCTCTCCGCCCGCGACCGGGCCACGCTCCTGGCCTGGGTGAAGCAGGGCTGCCCGGAGGGCAATCCCGCCGACGCCCCGGCCCC is drawn from Planctomycetota bacterium and contains these coding sequences:
- a CDS encoding DUF3472 domain-containing protein; protein product: MDTPATKRRKERFSTRWWPTGAPQRWRWGLAAALAAACAAGADGAEWTVPLGGNAFVVATPAGSGDGLQRGGNVVRWRDPTTVFAVFFHVDRPARVSLTLAGVKPGATLTATVGGRAATARVAGERAEFGSFDVAGPGYVRVDLGRPAGAAADAVGPAPTLVVDSDTADLTLSAVRDAAGGMYYWGRRGPSVHLSYRVPSGVDVEYAYCEVTVPEGEDAQGSFFMANGFAQGYFGMQVNSPTERRVLFSVWSPFSTDDPAAIPAADRVETLASGPGVRVGAFGGEGSGGQSFLVHPWRAGITYRFLTRVTPDGAGSTVYTAWFAPAAEGADGEWQLVARFRRPRTDTHLTGFHSFLENFDDSAGWIGRRARYGNQWVRDTAGTWHPVTGARFTGDATAGGGHRLDYAGGVAGEAFFLRNCGFFAERVALDGRFERPATPAEFPRIDLERLP
- a CDS encoding TIM barrel protein, translated to MRLSMVVQPPTDRHLAWAAQVGVSDLVVPYPGDDLGALAATCRRAATFGLNCTHVERKLPHLAIVHGLPERGRQVRAIRDLLAAMGDCGMEVLCYNWMPDEDWQRTTATAPARGGALATAFDVDAVTANVTDADGLPPVRTPAERLWEHLERFLDEIVPVAERHGIRLALHPDDPPLGALRGQARIIHSVAALERAVALVPSRANGVCYCVGSLFPAGEDVVAGIGRLGDAIAFVHARNVRGTAERFTETWHDDGAIDIPAVIRALAAIGYSGTLRPDHAPSMAGEPNDTPGYEMLGRLFAAGYLRGVMQAVGAGQRQ
- a CDS encoding trypsin-like serine protease, with amino-acid sequence MPRFAFRTFTVLVASLALVLVAAPAGAQSPGAKPGSGKKSQPSTPQVGVHGIDPGPVPEEIKAIEADALACRTAAEAVQVYKIYLADKKLPTIERKAAEARLKDWLKYADEKRRRLGKRWVTQQEYEEIEQQTERLITHSFELWRLNDRELCKDELTRASRLHPESGKADFIMGLIYSLVADNDLKAAEHFSEVIKREPGNAFAYNNLAVSEVFLKRYGAAARHFKKALDIMPDLQDVCDNLGVTIGAGANTMRLRIPEKNAQEINELYRWAIHDLGLSPYDPGKFSRGGGGPGGDGGGAAPGGAPGDGDGLAGGASPGGPPGGIPGAPPGGGGPGPGGRGGPGGRGGPGAAGQGPGGEAGGNGRGILAFTVLLPNGRRWDTRNRTDGNALLDEPEEDTVVRISSGTGFVIAPGYILTNKHVIEDGNEFVVFDPADKERQVVATLVASIDNPDVALLRCEDLSADPLPLAPKMPRSGSRIMALGYPAGTALGMEVKGSQGDVMSAADPQLDGGNFLHGAQTNPGNSGGPLIDDTGAVIGVVVAIVRTSNVGNAYNVGIPIERVWPFIREHVEDIEPASGRPKLEWPDVQEQSGPSTVMILCKNKREGKKKRNSPDQFAGQNPPGTTPPGATPPGALPPGSLPPGSLPPGSLPPGALPPGSLPPGSAPPGSVPPGTIPGSPGTPYPGGPGAPSGPPRGPARPGVGTLPPAGSSPPGASPSG
- a CDS encoding redoxin domain-containing protein codes for the protein MAASRIGRFLIVSALVVSVAAAVAPAGESTALPVDRLVGRRAGDFRLIDVKTGSETWLYGLRMNNGGIGRMLGFKPVQGAVLVFVSPGCPLGDKYLPRLDELAAEYGPKGIRFFAVASGAGETRESLAAWAAERKLSIPLLHDTGSVQADALMVERSNEAILVDGRASIRYRGRIDDQYGYDFSRDAPRETPLRDAIDAVLAGNAVAVKATPVAGCLITKAEPAKSKLDGLDRVRPPNSDIAAWRDEHEPAPEIGPVTYHRDVAPIVQQRCQSCHRPGQVGGFDLVSYDDAFRHSAMMAEVVEQRRMPPWHADPRHGAFANDRHLSARDRATLLAWVKQGCPEGNPADAPAPKSWPEGWTIGTPDVVFEIPEITTVPAQGTMPYVHVSVPTNFTEDTWIQAAEARPGDAGVVHHIIVFVVPPGGDRGRALFGGGHLCGYAPGDMPSIFPPGTAKKIAAGSELIFQLHYTPNGKATTDRSKVGFILAKEPPTREALTIGIANPGFVIPPGAPEHPVRSQQLFRQDVRLLSFMPHMHLRGRSFRYTLTPPGDGAAPEVLLDVPAFDFGWQSYYVLSEPRILPKGALLVCDATFDNSSGNPANPDPTSVVSWGEQTWEEMMIGYIDIDVPVGTWKSDGPGGGGQRRRRAEGGE